The following coding sequences lie in one Leptospira neocaledonica genomic window:
- a CDS encoding helix-turn-helix domain-containing protein, translating into MFETTNLIHYLKAAIIAQLGFLILNFLVRVKLSTSSLLGSLFSSSLIAYFICPWLDHSTNVFVLILVHSGCFSVSVFFYLFVSSLFEDTFKLKFWHGGLFLSLNIFCFYVFIVSDIRSQDSVFANVLFSMPQVFYLGIILFTLGKVLKDKNVDLLESRREFRVIFAWVTGLYSISVVLLEVITKDAGYSAQLDLINSSFIFVLVFFISFRLFQFRENVFPNGEIQKEEAPEEPLDENLLQKLDSLLKEQKVFLQENLTILALAKQLNVPEKKVRRLINKGLGYRNFNEFLNHFRIQEAKFILSDPGKNDFQVLRIAMDLGYGSLAPFNRAFKEIVGMTPSDFRKQNGSIK; encoded by the coding sequence ATGTTTGAAACCACAAATCTGATCCATTATTTAAAAGCTGCAATAATTGCCCAGCTTGGCTTTTTGATTTTAAACTTTCTCGTCCGAGTAAAACTAAGCACGTCTAGTCTCTTAGGAAGTTTATTCAGTTCTTCTTTGATCGCTTATTTTATTTGTCCCTGGCTGGATCACTCTACAAACGTATTCGTTCTAATATTGGTCCATAGCGGATGTTTCTCAGTCTCCGTCTTTTTTTATCTGTTTGTATCCAGCCTATTCGAAGATACATTCAAACTGAAATTCTGGCATGGAGGTTTATTCCTTTCTCTGAATATATTCTGTTTTTATGTTTTTATAGTCTCCGACATCAGAAGCCAAGATTCTGTTTTTGCCAACGTATTATTCAGCATGCCTCAGGTATTTTATCTTGGAATTATCTTATTCACCTTAGGAAAAGTCTTAAAAGATAAGAATGTGGACCTTTTAGAATCGAGAAGAGAATTCAGGGTCATCTTCGCCTGGGTGACGGGACTTTATAGTATCTCCGTCGTATTGCTGGAAGTAATTACCAAAGACGCCGGATATTCCGCCCAATTAGATCTCATCAATTCTTCTTTCATTTTTGTATTGGTGTTTTTTATTTCCTTCCGGCTTTTCCAATTTAGGGAGAATGTATTTCCCAATGGAGAAATACAAAAGGAAGAAGCTCCCGAAGAACCTTTAGACGAAAACCTATTACAAAAGCTGGATTCTCTCTTAAAAGAGCAAAAGGTATTTTTACAAGAAAACCTGACGATCTTGGCTTTGGCCAAACAGTTAAATGTTCCGGAAAAGAAGGTCCGTAGGTTAATCAATAAAGGGCTGGGATATAGAAACTTTAACGAATTCCTGAACCATTTCAGGATCCAAGAGGCAAAGTTTATTCTCTCGGATCCAGGCAAAAATGATTTTCAGGTGCTTAGGATTGCAATGGATTTAGGTTACGGCTCTCTTGCTCCTTTCAATAGAGCCTTCAAAGAAATTGTGGGAATGACTCCGAGCGATTTCAGAAAACAAAACGGTTCCATAAAATAA
- a CDS encoding sterol desaturase family protein, which produces MNFHKQLFQYMIDLVPQIPIIFLIDFLRYFLFAGMAFLVFYIWKHPFQSRKIQEKNAKPSQFKKEFLYSVSSVIIYTSVTLIVFLFRKYGYFKFYNHIEDHGWGYLILSTILILGIQDFYFYWTHRLMHTRWLYKRVHKVHHDSVTPSPWTAYSFHPWEAFIHSLIMPIVALLFPIHPLALMIFMTFQIIRNVLGHSGYEIFPYWMGTNKILKLVNSNTNHDMHHQSFRYNYGLYTTAWDYLFGTVHPEYEKTFAKVTSKEQGQRRSELQESI; this is translated from the coding sequence ATGAACTTTCACAAACAATTATTTCAATATATGATAGATTTGGTTCCCCAGATTCCTATCATATTCTTAATCGATTTTTTGAGATACTTTCTATTCGCGGGCATGGCGTTTTTAGTCTTCTATATTTGGAAACATCCCTTTCAATCTAGAAAAATCCAGGAAAAGAATGCAAAACCATCTCAGTTCAAAAAAGAATTTTTATATTCTGTTTCTTCGGTGATCATTTATACTTCGGTAACTCTAATCGTATTCTTATTTAGAAAATACGGTTACTTCAAATTTTACAACCATATAGAAGATCATGGCTGGGGATATTTGATCTTAAGCACAATACTCATCTTAGGTATCCAAGATTTTTACTTCTATTGGACACATAGACTCATGCACACTCGTTGGTTATATAAGAGAGTGCATAAAGTGCATCATGATTCAGTTACCCCTTCTCCTTGGACAGCTTACTCTTTTCATCCTTGGGAGGCATTCATCCATTCACTTATCATGCCAATCGTGGCCTTACTATTTCCTATTCATCCTTTAGCATTGATGATCTTTATGACCTTCCAAATTATACGTAATGTTTTAGGACATAGCGGTTATGAAATTTTTCCATATTGGATGGGAACAAATAAAATTTTGAAATTGGTGAATTCGAATACCAATCATGATATGCATCACCAAAGCTTTCGCTATAATTATGGGCTTTATACAACGGCTTGGGATTATTTATTCGGGACAGTTCATCCGGAATATGAAAAAACTTTTGCGAAGGTCACGAGTAAAGAGCAAGGACAAAGAAGAAGCGAACTTCAAGAAAGTATCTAA
- a CDS encoding circularly permuted ATPgrasp domain protein has protein sequence MYSLAEILNEKCSCSTLDKERLSEEAYKFPLSEIRTHGIEHFYSETPSFIDISDKEKIRQILFSIRNALRLPEVRDRILSDHDPKEKGRDITGGAFLSLDFHQTKEGLKLIEINTNAGGAYLQLKLLEAQIRCCKIIDIAIQNTEALQDLEERFYSIFIDEWISKGRVGRPGFIAIVDVNPSDQFLYPEFLLFRDLFRSKGIHSEILDPDQIELIGEELYFDGKKIDLIYNRLTDFHLSEDTNLKILKAWKNGKAIVTPSPLDYDLYARKTNLNVLSDNDFLIKAGLDRKDSEVLRSSIPDTKIVTLGNAEELWEKRKSIFFKPKEGFGSKAAYYGGKLTKNKFSEIINGEYISQEFVPPSVRVTSISGEEMELKMDIRAYIYNDEILLLASRLYQGQTTNFRTKGGGFSPLYTLPEIV, from the coding sequence ATGTATTCTTTGGCAGAAATATTAAATGAAAAATGTTCTTGTTCTACTTTGGACAAAGAGCGCTTGAGTGAAGAAGCGTATAAATTTCCACTTTCTGAAATAAGAACGCATGGCATCGAACATTTTTATTCAGAAACGCCTTCTTTTATTGATATTTCTGATAAGGAGAAGATCCGACAAATTCTATTCTCTATTCGTAACGCCTTACGTTTACCCGAAGTGAGAGATCGTATTTTATCCGATCATGATCCCAAAGAAAAGGGCCGAGACATCACCGGAGGAGCCTTTCTTAGTTTGGATTTTCATCAAACGAAAGAAGGCCTTAAGTTGATTGAGATTAATACGAACGCGGGTGGAGCTTATTTACAGCTAAAACTTTTGGAAGCACAGATCAGATGTTGTAAAATTATTGATATTGCTATTCAGAATACAGAGGCTCTTCAAGATTTGGAAGAAAGATTCTATTCCATATTCATAGACGAATGGATTTCCAAAGGGCGAGTGGGAAGACCAGGCTTTATCGCTATTGTGGACGTAAATCCTTCCGATCAGTTCTTATATCCGGAATTTCTTTTATTTAGAGATCTATTTAGATCCAAAGGGATTCACTCGGAGATATTAGATCCGGATCAGATCGAATTGATCGGAGAAGAACTCTATTTCGACGGAAAGAAGATCGATTTGATCTATAATCGATTAACCGATTTTCATTTATCTGAAGATACGAATCTTAAAATTTTAAAAGCTTGGAAGAATGGAAAAGCGATCGTTACTCCGAGCCCTCTCGATTACGATTTATACGCTCGAAAAACGAATTTGAACGTTCTTTCGGATAATGATTTTTTAATAAAGGCAGGGCTTGATCGGAAAGATTCAGAAGTCCTAAGATCATCTATTCCGGATACTAAAATCGTCACCTTAGGAAATGCAGAGGAACTCTGGGAGAAGAGAAAGAGTATCTTCTTTAAACCTAAAGAAGGTTTCGGTAGCAAGGCTGCCTATTACGGAGGAAAACTTACGAAGAATAAGTTTTCGGAAATCATAAATGGAGAATATATAAGCCAGGAATTTGTCCCTCCTTCCGTTCGTGTCACATCCATTTCAGGAGAAGAAATGGAATTGAAGATGGATATAAGGGCATATATTTATAATGATGAGATCTTACTTTTAGCGAGCCGTTTGTACCAAGGACAGACTACAAATTTTAGAACTAAGGGAGGAGGATTTTCTCCTTTGTATACGTTGCCTGAGATTGTATAA
- a CDS encoding ArsR/SmtB family transcription factor — MGITKTELFNKRQNKIASYAKALGHPARIAILESILKRKACICGDLVEELGLAQATISQHLKALKDVGILQGTVEGPSICYCIDKKTWEEIGDYFGPLLSLLPESGNSC, encoded by the coding sequence GTGGGAATTACCAAGACAGAGTTATTTAATAAGAGGCAGAATAAGATTGCCTCTTATGCAAAAGCCTTAGGACATCCTGCTCGTATTGCAATCTTGGAGTCGATCCTCAAAAGAAAAGCCTGCATTTGCGGAGACTTGGTCGAAGAACTAGGACTTGCCCAGGCTACCATCTCTCAGCACTTAAAAGCCTTAAAGGATGTGGGCATTTTGCAAGGGACCGTAGAAGGCCCGTCTATATGCTATTGTATCGATAAAAAAACTTGGGAAGAGATTGGGGATTATTTTGGCCCTTTACTTTCACTGCTTCCCGAAAGTGGAAATTCCTGTTAA
- a CDS encoding SH3 domain-containing protein produces MVNFCGCAKKFDLTPQYVYAVSGDKVNLRAKPGRNQPVIEVVNNGQGLEILDISENITEEHYPNYDFGVPMYWYKVKTETGNVGYISRQYINLLLGHKKEAGLIGTFEQIEKGKLKATTLSILQDGVVREPDSYDFIQSKSISRVPKKLSIDYGIVLSSDQKNIGEIKDVKFAADYTKEKESGCWEGYYFSGIYNGLKPAPSSLIIIGLSGTSESSIDFKDFTDRTIIKTIENASALMVRKKSPDDFKGENFLCVSGDKCIYKSVKNNGNEYIISTQTIVYPDKSGHSQVFRIDKILQNKIETLYYHDSIGGKKEVPDRETAFAITDLDKNGILEIFTVTHGYEWWFYRIYSLEKDRVIPVFNGAGGGC; encoded by the coding sequence GTGGTGAATTTCTGCGGATGTGCTAAGAAGTTTGACCTTACACCCCAGTATGTCTATGCAGTTTCTGGCGATAAAGTAAATCTTAGAGCAAAGCCTGGAAGAAATCAACCTGTTATAGAGGTTGTGAATAATGGACAAGGTCTTGAGATTCTTGATATATCGGAGAATATTACTGAGGAGCATTATCCGAATTACGACTTTGGGGTGCCGATGTATTGGTACAAGGTAAAGACAGAAACTGGAAATGTCGGATATATATCTAGACAATATATTAACCTACTACTTGGTCATAAGAAGGAAGCAGGTCTAATTGGTACTTTCGAGCAAATTGAAAAAGGAAAATTGAAAGCTACTACTTTATCCATTCTCCAGGATGGAGTGGTAAGAGAACCGGATTCTTACGATTTCATTCAGTCCAAAAGTATTAGCAGAGTACCGAAAAAATTATCAATTGATTACGGAATAGTTCTATCTTCTGACCAGAAAAATATAGGGGAGATTAAGGATGTTAAATTTGCGGCAGATTATACAAAAGAGAAGGAATCAGGTTGTTGGGAAGGATATTATTTTTCTGGAATCTATAATGGGCTGAAACCCGCTCCAAGTAGTTTAATTATTATCGGTTTGAGTGGGACTTCAGAATCTTCGATTGATTTTAAGGATTTCACTGACCGAACTATTATTAAAACTATCGAGAATGCCTCTGCGTTAATGGTTAGAAAGAAAAGTCCGGACGATTTTAAAGGAGAAAACTTTCTTTGTGTTTCCGGAGACAAATGTATCTATAAATCGGTGAAAAATAATGGAAATGAGTATATTATTTCTACTCAAACCATCGTCTATCCAGATAAAAGCGGTCATTCTCAAGTATTTCGTATTGATAAAATCCTACAAAATAAAATTGAAACCCTTTATTATCATGACTCGATCGGAGGAAAGAAAGAGGTTCCGGATCGGGAAACTGCATTTGCAATCACTGATTTAGATAAAAACGGAATACTAGAAATATTTACGGTTACACATGGATACGAATGGTGGTTTTACAGAATTTATAGTTTAGAAAAGGATAGGGTAATTCCCGTGTTCAATGGAGCCGGCGGGGGATGCTAA
- a CDS encoding PdxA family dehydrogenase has translation MSREILNTFSGQRQILLISSNSSLSYPGWQEIKDPFSLSSPGLYLWRTNSLSSSEQKSLVVGKPGPSSGKAAFASLEEAVRIQKKIGGNLITLPLSKEWVIKAGVKKFTGHTEYLAEVYKKKTYMLMAGKELNVLPLTTHVPLKKVPSYLKKIHLPSFISAVRSAPISKGKIAFLGLNPHAGEGGKVGDEEKKILMPIISKMRKAGLDVTDPLSADGAFSETSRAKYSLFLACYHDQGLIPFKMWEGKFGVNVTLGLDFIRVSPDHGTAFDIAGLGKADPESFLQCLEWVSKPVSAENDLRRSY, from the coding sequence ATGTCTCGGGAGATATTAAATACATTCTCCGGGCAAAGACAAATCCTACTCATTAGTTCTAATTCTTCGCTTTCTTATCCTGGTTGGCAGGAAATCAAAGATCCATTTTCTCTCTCTTCTCCTGGACTTTATCTTTGGAGAACCAATTCACTTTCTTCTTCCGAACAAAAATCTTTGGTGGTTGGTAAACCTGGTCCTTCTTCTGGGAAAGCTGCATTTGCAAGTTTAGAAGAAGCGGTTCGTATCCAGAAAAAAATCGGCGGCAATCTGATCACTCTTCCACTAAGTAAGGAATGGGTGATCAAAGCTGGAGTGAAAAAGTTCACTGGCCATACAGAATATCTGGCAGAGGTCTATAAGAAAAAAACTTATATGCTTATGGCTGGCAAGGAACTGAATGTTCTCCCTTTAACCACTCATGTTCCATTGAAGAAGGTACCTTCTTATTTAAAAAAAATCCACTTACCCAGTTTCATTTCTGCTGTTCGTTCCGCTCCAATCTCTAAAGGAAAAATTGCATTCTTGGGTTTAAACCCTCATGCAGGAGAAGGTGGAAAGGTGGGAGACGAAGAGAAGAAGATCCTAATGCCAATCATTTCTAAAATGAGAAAAGCAGGGTTGGATGTTACGGATCCACTTTCTGCGGATGGTGCGTTTAGTGAAACTTCCAGGGCAAAATATTCTCTGTTTTTGGCATGTTATCATGACCAGGGGCTCATTCCATTCAAGATGTGGGAGGGAAAATTCGGGGTAAATGTAACTTTGGGACTGGATTTTATCCGGGTTTCTCCGGATCATGGGACTGCTTTTGATATTGCAGGTCTCGGAAAAGCGGATCCGGAGAGTTTTCTGCAATGTTTAGAGTGGGTGTCTAAGCCGGTTTCTGCCGAGAATGATCTTAGGAGATCTTATTGA
- a CDS encoding bactofilin family protein, with the protein MALVKNSSEVTNSTIGENSYFNGKFFINGSLKIDGKFEGKSLQAEQLYIGASGKVRTNITAASVIIEGIVIGNITARNRVMLLPTSRILGDIRTPELIIQNGVVLEGRCIISSDLKHSNKDHIELEYAKDSLTLERLFGKQTAAKEA; encoded by the coding sequence ATGGCACTTGTTAAGAATTCTTCCGAAGTTACAAACTCCACAATCGGTGAAAATTCCTACTTTAACGGAAAATTCTTCATCAATGGATCCTTAAAGATTGATGGAAAGTTCGAAGGAAAATCTCTGCAAGCGGAACAATTGTATATCGGAGCTTCCGGTAAAGTCCGCACAAATATCACTGCTGCCAGCGTTATTATAGAAGGTATTGTAATCGGAAATATCACCGCTCGAAACAGAGTGATGCTTCTTCCTACTTCCAGAATTTTGGGAGATATCCGCACTCCGGAATTGATTATCCAAAACGGAGTAGTGTTAGAAGGACGTTGTATCATTTCTAGCGACCTAAAACATTCCAATAAAGATCATATCGAATTGGAATACGCGAAAGACTCTTTAACCTTAGAAAGACTTTTCGGTAAACAAACAGCAGCTAAGGAAGCTTAA
- a CDS encoding GNAT family N-acetyltransferase: MGRANCYVLESENSEILGVYVLLMTRPGTSEIINVAVKEDQQGMGLGKKLVLHAISQAKEDGFHTLEIGTGNAGIGQLGLYQKCGFRITGIDFDFFTKNYPEPIYENGIHCRDMIRLSMDL, from the coding sequence TTGGGACGGGCAAATTGTTATGTACTTGAGTCTGAAAATTCCGAAATTTTAGGAGTTTATGTACTTTTGATGACTCGTCCAGGAACTTCGGAAATCATCAATGTTGCCGTGAAGGAAGACCAGCAAGGAATGGGGCTTGGGAAAAAATTGGTGCTTCATGCGATTTCTCAGGCAAAAGAAGACGGTTTTCATACCCTCGAAATTGGGACAGGCAATGCAGGGATTGGTCAGTTGGGTTTGTACCAAAAATGTGGGTTTAGAATTACTGGCATCGATTTCGATTTTTTTACCAAAAACTATCCGGAACCGATCTATGAGAACGGGATCCACTGTCGGGACATGATCCGACTGAGTATGGATCTGTAA
- a CDS encoding lytic transglycosylase domain-containing protein, with amino-acid sequence MKKTILGLLPFLVVGSLFADDDLKYLVKSYSLEKIRRIFRERSPSKESEVYALVRFHETHPDGDEGNKFRYLVSLLKGRLVVGVTKDELHGLIKNPLPPLNAVTKISFWKLYEEMVKRKSLSSSELISYLKKLPPDYDPVYKNVIGEILRIHYENGEFKEAKDYAESFSEKDKKEYFGAMAYYRYAKALYKFGETQKGENLLYALAEDANVPSYVKKDIYTDLRTWKGESFYKHIPLEKGVLFIPFLDASDKKSFISSHQYFGSIVFERPESWKAAARGLVGYYPERLFSLFSRHKHYAEYFPEFTAAMSVELSNQNLAKSGLDLLEKTNLSSSESVEYAYARAYKRLGERDKYFNGLLSSLEKNPYNLIRQDELIDLLIGDHSHFLEESYWKEALKRIPNLPVKGRLVYWYLRSLKSKGRQDELLSWLKSYYKFIPGSYYTRVIREEFAAEISSIQKPDSPLRNKDTLFEYLSLTSGDPKYSDKILGRDLEFAYFPDSFSLDIRIDSAHSKIRGNHLLQNAKEYLEIGEMAHASSLVDKYVLQTGTSEEEKDEIFAALGEVTGNQYLTVFHTRNLMKRRRIPDDVILLPSKLASRIYPRPHRDIVSHYSQSFGIEEDIVYAVMRQESFFKENAVSSSNARGLMQIMGPTGKGLAQGLGLGPYSLFDPEISIQMGAKFLKYLLSSNENDLKWASIAYNGGPGNLRKWKRNHYHGDFNHFLEELPLKEPRDYCRIVTSNYYNYQSLRQYKNR; translated from the coding sequence ATGAAAAAAACGATTCTGGGGCTACTCCCGTTTCTAGTTGTCGGCAGTCTTTTTGCGGATGACGACCTAAAATACTTGGTCAAATCCTATAGTTTAGAAAAAATACGTAGGATTTTCCGAGAAAGGTCCCCTTCCAAAGAATCCGAGGTCTATGCGCTTGTTCGCTTTCATGAGACCCATCCGGATGGAGACGAGGGCAATAAGTTCAGATACCTGGTATCTCTTTTAAAAGGAAGACTTGTTGTTGGAGTTACCAAGGACGAACTTCACGGTCTCATCAAAAATCCTCTGCCTCCCCTAAATGCAGTCACCAAAATAAGTTTTTGGAAACTGTACGAAGAAATGGTAAAAAGAAAAAGTTTATCCTCTTCCGAACTTATCTCCTATCTCAAAAAACTCCCTCCCGACTACGATCCTGTGTATAAAAATGTGATCGGGGAAATTCTTCGCATCCATTATGAAAATGGAGAATTCAAAGAAGCGAAAGATTATGCCGAAAGTTTTTCCGAAAAAGATAAAAAGGAATATTTCGGTGCAATGGCTTATTACAGATACGCCAAAGCTTTGTATAAATTCGGAGAAACCCAAAAAGGGGAAAATCTTTTATATGCTCTCGCAGAAGATGCAAACGTTCCTTCTTACGTTAAAAAAGATATTTATACGGACCTAAGAACCTGGAAAGGAGAATCCTTTTATAAACATATTCCTTTGGAAAAAGGAGTTCTATTTATTCCTTTCTTAGATGCAAGTGATAAGAAATCTTTTATTTCATCCCATCAATATTTTGGTTCTATCGTTTTTGAAAGACCGGAAAGCTGGAAGGCAGCGGCAAGAGGTTTAGTCGGATATTATCCGGAAAGGCTTTTTTCTCTTTTTTCCAGGCATAAACATTACGCGGAATATTTTCCTGAGTTTACTGCCGCCATGTCCGTCGAACTTTCCAACCAAAATCTTGCAAAATCAGGTTTGGATCTATTAGAAAAAACGAATCTTTCTTCTTCTGAGTCGGTGGAATATGCGTATGCCAGAGCCTATAAACGACTGGGGGAAAGGGATAAATATTTTAACGGATTACTTTCTTCTCTCGAAAAAAATCCTTATAATCTGATCCGGCAAGACGAGTTGATCGACCTTCTGATCGGAGACCATTCCCATTTTCTGGAAGAATCTTATTGGAAAGAAGCTCTCAAACGGATCCCGAATCTTCCTGTCAAAGGTAGATTGGTTTATTGGTATTTGAGAAGTTTAAAATCCAAAGGTAGACAGGACGAGCTTCTCTCTTGGTTAAAATCCTATTATAAGTTCATTCCCGGCTCTTATTATACCAGAGTGATCCGAGAAGAATTTGCTGCCGAAATCTCTTCTATCCAAAAACCGGATAGTCCTCTTAGGAATAAGGATACATTATTCGAATATCTTTCTTTGACCTCGGGAGATCCAAAATATTCGGATAAGATCTTAGGTAGAGATTTGGAATTCGCCTATTTTCCTGATTCCTTCTCTCTGGACATTCGGATCGATTCCGCTCATAGCAAGATCAGAGGAAATCATCTATTACAAAATGCTAAAGAATATTTAGAGATTGGAGAAATGGCCCATGCAAGTTCTCTTGTGGACAAATACGTTCTGCAAACAGGAACATCCGAAGAAGAAAAAGACGAAATTTTTGCGGCACTCGGAGAAGTTACCGGCAACCAATATCTAACCGTCTTCCATACAAGAAATCTAATGAAAAGAAGAAGGATCCCTGATGATGTGATCCTTCTCCCCTCCAAACTAGCTTCCAGGATTTATCCGAGACCTCATAGGGATATAGTTTCTCATTATTCACAATCTTTCGGGATCGAAGAAGATATCGTGTATGCTGTTATGAGGCAGGAGTCCTTTTTTAAGGAGAATGCTGTATCTTCTTCCAATGCAAGAGGTCTCATGCAGATTATGGGACCTACGGGAAAAGGATTAGCCCAAGGTTTAGGCCTCGGTCCTTATTCACTTTTCGATCCGGAAATTTCTATCCAAATGGGTGCAAAATTCCTGAAATACCTTCTCTCTTCCAATGAAAACGATTTGAAATGGGCATCTATCGCTTATAACGGAGGTCCCGGAAATCTCAGAAAATGGAAACGAAATCATTATCACGGAGATTTTAATCATTTTTTAGAGGAACTTCCCTTAAAAGAGCCCCGTGATTATTGCAGGATCGTAACGTCGAACTATTATAATTACCAAAGTTTAAGGCAGTATAAAAACCGCTGA
- a CDS encoding citrate synthase, translated as MANTAILKIDGKEYELPIITGTENEKAIDISKLRQQTGYITLDNGYLNTGACTSAVTFLDGELGILRYRGIPIEQLAEKSSFTEVAYLLIYGHLPSDKELQDWDKELTMHTLIHEDLKRLYNGFPKDGHPMAIMSTMIGSLSTYYQDSYDPENPDHRHISMVRLLAKFPTIAAFAYKKSLGQPTVHPMNHLDYCGNFLNMMFSVPSEDYYIDPEIVKALNLLLILHADHEQNCSTSTVRLVGSSLANLYGAISAGICALWGPRHGGANQEVLEMLLEIKASGLPVKKIVEKAKDKNDAFRLSGFGHRVYKNFDPRAKIIKKACDAVLSRLGVKDPLLDIAKELEEAALKDSYFVERKLYPNVDFYSGIIYRALGIPVNMFTVMFAMGRLPGWIAQWKEMIESPDMKIGRPRQIYTGATDTSYDSAKKK; from the coding sequence ATGGCAAACACCGCAATCTTAAAAATCGACGGTAAAGAATATGAACTACCCATCATCACGGGAACAGAAAACGAAAAGGCCATAGACATCTCCAAACTCAGACAGCAAACAGGATATATTACATTAGATAACGGTTATTTAAATACCGGCGCCTGTACTAGTGCTGTCACTTTCCTGGATGGAGAGTTGGGAATCTTAAGATACCGTGGGATTCCGATCGAACAATTGGCCGAAAAATCAAGCTTTACCGAAGTAGCTTATCTTTTGATCTACGGTCATCTTCCTTCCGACAAAGAACTGCAAGATTGGGACAAAGAGCTAACCATGCATACTTTGATCCATGAAGATCTAAAACGTCTTTATAATGGATTCCCTAAAGACGGTCACCCTATGGCGATCATGTCCACTATGATCGGTTCACTTTCTACCTATTACCAAGATTCTTATGATCCTGAAAATCCGGATCATAGACATATCTCCATGGTTCGTCTTTTAGCCAAGTTCCCTACCATAGCAGCTTTCGCTTATAAAAAATCATTGGGCCAACCTACAGTTCACCCGATGAACCATCTGGATTATTGCGGTAATTTCTTGAATATGATGTTCTCCGTTCCAAGTGAGGACTATTACATCGATCCTGAGATTGTAAAAGCATTGAACCTTTTATTGATACTCCACGCGGACCATGAGCAAAACTGTTCTACTTCTACGGTTCGTTTAGTAGGTTCTTCCCTTGCAAACTTGTATGGAGCAATCTCTGCAGGAATTTGCGCTCTTTGGGGACCTCGTCACGGTGGAGCCAACCAAGAAGTATTAGAAATGCTTTTGGAGATCAAAGCTTCCGGTCTTCCTGTGAAAAAGATCGTAGAAAAAGCAAAAGATAAGAACGATGCATTCCGTCTTTCTGGATTCGGACACAGAGTTTACAAAAATTTCGACCCGCGCGCTAAGATCATCAAAAAAGCATGTGATGCTGTTCTTTCTAGACTTGGAGTAAAAGACCCTCTATTAGATATTGCTAAAGAATTAGAAGAAGCAGCACTTAAAGATTCTTACTTCGTAGAAAGAAAACTGTATCCGAACGTAGACTTCTATAGCGGTATTATCTACCGTGCGCTTGGAATTCCTGTGAACATGTTCACTGTAATGTTCGCAATGGGACGTCTTCCAGGCTGGATCGCTCAATGGAAAGAAATGATCGAATCTCCTGATATGAAAATCGGTAGACCTCGTCAGATCTATACTGGAGCTACTGACACTTCTTACGATAGCGCTAAGAAAAAGTAA